DNA from Kitasatospora acidiphila:
GCGATGGGCGGGCGGATCGTCGCGGGGGTCAGCGGGTCGCTCGGCAGCCTGGCCGCGCTGCACCGGGCGGTGGGGCTGGCGCGGCAGGCCGAGGCGGAGCTGCTGGTGGTGCTGGTGTGGACGCCGCCGGGCGGGGAGTACGGCTTCCGCCGGGCGCCCTGCCCGCCGCTGCTGTCCACCTGCCGGGACGCGGCGGTGCAGCGGTTGCGGGAGGCGATGGCGCAGGCGTTTCCGACCGGCGGCGTCGGGGTGCCGCTGAGCTGCGTGGCGGTGCGGGGCGAGCCGGGGGCGGCGCTGGTCGCGGCGGCGGACCGGCCGGACGACCTGCTGGTGATCGGGGCGGGCGGGCGCCGATGGTGGCGGCGGCTGTGGCCGTCGGTGGCGCGGTACTGCCAGCGGCAGGCGGGCTGCCCGGTGCTCACCGTGCCACGGCCCGAGCTGCAGCGGGAGTTGGACCGGTTGACCCGGCGGCTCGCGCTCGCGCACGTCGGGTACTGAGCCGTGCGGATGTATCAAGTCCGGCCCGGTGGGCGGTTGTTCCACCCGGTGGTGGACCGGTTGGCGGTGTCGATGGCGGGCGCGCTCGCGGTGCCCGCGGGGGCGGCGCTGGCCGCCGGGCTCGCCGTGGTGGGGGAGTTGCGGGCCGGTTGGTTCGCGCTGGGGGCCTTCGCGGTGCTCTGCGCGCTGCTCGGGGCCCTCGCCCGGCCGGCCGCGGCGCCGGTGGTCGGCGGGGTGGGGTGGCTCTTCTACAACGGGTTCGCCGTCCACCGGTTCGCCACCGTGGTGTGGGCGGGTGCCGGGGTGGAGCTGGGCCGGATCGGGCTGCTGACCGGGGCGGCGCTGCTCGCGGCGCTGCCGGGCACGCTGCCGCGCCGCCGGATCCGGGTGGAGCACCACCCGGGCGGGGCGGGGCCGGTCGGCTCATGGGGCGTCAGCCGGTGATCTCCACGGTGACCGTGAAGGTGCGCTGGTCGGGGCTGCAGGCCATGGCCTCCCCGCAGACGTGCCGATCGGCCGTCAACCGGGCGCTGCCCGCGGCCTTGGCGACGAAGCTGCTGGGTTGCGCCCCGCAGCC
Protein-coding regions in this window:
- a CDS encoding universal stress protein; protein product: MGGRIVAGVSGSLGSLAALHRAVGLARQAEAELLVVLVWTPPGGEYGFRRAPCPPLLSTCRDAAVQRLREAMAQAFPTGGVGVPLSCVAVRGEPGAALVAAADRPDDLLVIGAGGRRWWRRLWPSVARYCQRQAGCPVLTVPRPELQRELDRLTRRLALAHVGY